A stretch of Tenrec ecaudatus isolate mTenEca1 chromosome 2, mTenEca1.hap1, whole genome shotgun sequence DNA encodes these proteins:
- the USF3 gene encoding basic helix-loop-helix domain-containing protein USF3 isoform X1 yields the protein MPEMTENETPTKKQHRKKNRETHNAVERHRKKKINAGINRIGELIPCSPALKQSKNMILDQAFKYITELKRQNDELLLNGGNNEQAEEIKKLRKQLEEIQKENARYIELLKANDICLYDDPTIHWKGNLKNSKVSVVISSDQVQKNIIVYSNGSQPAGNGPGAAVQGITFNVGQHLQKQTANVVPVQRTCGLVPPASLSAVYPSENKPWHQPAAHQPAPLCLPATVAAQNLLELATSESDMGVLGAASGPLIAVPVGAEPRQSRSLHTPLSNQNPPESKNGQESSKLPKQAAHRASSVPSSASATVTDAPQGHKPCPSTPDCTSDFQNTLIESVNTSACSRPPSSAGDSPPVNVSKGPDLTDTPAVVAPATPGAGKPAAPVSAVSVNALDSGWTLSCSLPSSAVSTSDLKNINSLTRISSAGNTQTTWTTLHVAGNTIQPLSQTPSIAVTPVSNEAGTSPATANHSRHVATGISLNSSFPADGQAVEPVVVTLPSCSSLPMQPLIAQPQVKPQPPKNILPVNSAMQVIQMAQPVGSAVNAAPANPNVIILQPPSSTPCPPMMRAEVPNQTVGQQIVIIQTANQNPLPLLSAPPPGPVRLPVNGASALLGPNNSVQNAPAPQTFGGKHLVHILPRPSSLSSSSTSTPTFSVTMAPQQQPQTISLNGQLFALQPVMSSSSGTTNQTPMQIIQPTTSEDPNTNIALNTFGALASLNQSISQMAGQSCVQLSISPPANPQTAASSQTTAANCASLTTTAVPPTTADSSATLPGARGPVTPPPGNAAACLPPNAKSKRLNKKPSAKKHVLANKPACPLSAARDVEKLDCPRSEGSAVPPCHDALLDSLPAVLPPVTVSQANSVAVSGSHSLEALSSESPPKCQSAEASDSPSQELLTREHFAPAPAKPKDPTPVLQREAPQEKPPTSETLSDAAQACASAEGLSPPPHDTHMLVSQVSGLPSTTNTTSTDCVPEVGLVAEPCGIGQDGVDALPTTGLLKGQNFTALLSDLAKEKVPQKTPLSVHMDHPDFSSENPKVVDSSVDLHPKPELLLLNSEGRDPPQQHSCIPDQEVMNGSLLTSRQTDSPMSTSSGSSRSFSVASMLPETTREDVPSSATTRPCDSCAFVEQTDIVALAARAIFDQENLEKGRVDIREATAKPSETSSLEGEQPFKSQIPKENGTEQAAAAPNEFNPQDPIEATVARPLEKPSCSVGIKTSNASLPVSASQPPSLSVNSLIHQSGISHPLVSCAGLPQSSEQATDPASVSLTVSSGSYGSQPPGPSLMTEYAQEQLNTMTTTLPNPQVPEPLLKPSHESRKDSAKRTVQDDLILSSAKRQKHCQPAPLRLENMSLMSRTPDSISDQTQIMVSQIPPNSSTSIVPVSNPTHADGLTSLFPTNNFAAPALRQADVPCSSQPSVAEQQQTQAKQHLQALQQHGPAQGVSHLHSNHLYLKQQQQQQQQQVGQLRERHHLYQLQHHVPHAESSVHSQPHTVHQQRTLQQEVQMQKKRNLVQGTPTSQLSLQPKHHATDPSRSKSGQPHPHHQQMQQQQMQQHFGNSQPEKSCENPSTSRNHHSHPQSHLNQDLLHQQQDVGGRQQSSGVSSEHVSGHNPMQRLLTSRGLEQQMVSQASIVTRSSDMTCTPHRPERNRVSSYSAEALIGKTSSNSEQRMGLSIQGSRVSDQLEMRSYLDVPRNKSLAIHNMQGRVDHPVAPDIRLSDCQTFKPSGASQQPQSNFDVQPSRNNEIGNLVSTLRSMQSQTFRISQNAGPPPIDRQKRLPYPPVQSIPTGHALPPRDSENTCHQSFMQSLLAPHLSDQVLGSQRSLSDHQRNTQCGPSPAIEYNCPPAHESVHMRRESESQNRDSCDMSLNAINPRNSTLNIPFSSPSASGDVQGRNSSPNVSVQKSNPMRIADSHGTKGHMNPPGTPNMHGVARPALPHPPVSHGSADQGPPARQANSSVPQRSRHPLQDSSGSKIRQPERNRSGNQRHSNVFDPSLPHLPLPTGGSVILGRQQPTAEKRGGLVRFMPDGPQGPSDNSAPDQHTLSQNFGFPFIPEGGMNPPINANASFIPQVTQPSATRTPALIPVDPQNALPSFYPPYSPAHPPLSNDISIPYFSNQMFSNPSTEKVNSGSLNNRFGSILSPPRPVGFAQPSFPLLPDMPPMHMTNSHLSNFNMTSLFPEIATALPDGSAMSPLLTIANASASDSSKQPPNRPAHNISHILGHDCSSAV from the coding sequence ACGTCGGTCAGCATCTACAGAAGCAAACCGCCAACGTGGTGCCCGTGCAGAGGACGTGCGGCCTCGTGCCCCCTGCGTCTCTTTCGGCAGTTTACCCTTCTGAAAATAAGCCATGGCATCAGCCCGCCGCCCACCAGCCCGCTCCTCTCTGTCTTCCTGCTACCGTCGCAGCTCAAAACCTCCTTGAGCTTGCCACCTCCGAAAGTGACATGGGTGTGCTTGGTGCTGCCAGTGGCCCACTGATTGCTGTCCCAGTTGGGGCCGAGCCTCGTCAGTCCCGGTCCTTGCACACGCCTCTAAGCAATCAAAACCCGCCGGAGAGTAAGAATGGCCAAGAGAGCTCCAAGTTACCGAAGCAAGCGGCCCATCGTGCTTCAAGTGTCCCCTCCAGCGCCTCAGCAACGGTCACTGATGCGCCGCAGGGACACAAGCCTTGTCCAAGCACACCAGACTGCACAAGTGATTTTCAAAACACCCTCATTGAATCAGTTAACACCTCAGCCTGCTCCCGGCCTCCCAGTTCTGCAGGTGACTCCCCTCCAGTGAACGTCAGCAAGGGCCCAGACTTGACAGACACCCCTGCGGTGGTGGCTCCGGCTACCCCTGGGGCTGGGAAGCCGGCCGCCCCTGTCAGCGCCGTGTCAGTCAACGCGCTGGACAGTGGCTGGACCCTCTCCTGTTCTTTGCCTTCTTCAGCTGTTAGTACTTCAGATTTGAAAAACATAAATAGCCTTACCCGAATTTCCTCGGCTGGAAACACACAGACGACGTGGACGACTTTGCACGTGGCGGGAAACACCATTCAGCCCTTAAGCCAGACCCCATCCATCGCTGTGACCCCGGTATCCAATGAGGCTGGCACCAGCCCCGCCACAGCCAACCACAGTCGACATGTGGCTACAGGCATTAGCTTGAATAGCTCCTTTCCCGCAGATGGGCAAGCAGTTGAGCCAGTGGTTGTAACCTTGCCTTCTTGTTCGTCTTTACCTATGCAGCCACTGATTGCCCAGCCCCAAGTTAAACCTCAACCGCCCAAAAATATCCTTCCAGTGAATTCAGCCATGCAAGTGATTCAGATGGCTCAGCCGGTTGGCTCGGCGGTTAATGCTGCTCCGGCTAATCCAAACGTTATCATTCTCCAGCCACCCAGCAGTACCCCGTGCCCGCCCATGATGAGAGCAGAGGTTCCCAACCAAACAGTCGGTCAACAGATAGTGATCATACAGACAGCCAACCAGAATCCGCTGCCGCTGCTCTCCGCGCCACCTCCCGGGCCTGTCCGACTCCCTGTCAATGGAGCCAGTGCTCTGCTAGGGCCCAATAATTCAGTGCAAAATGCCCCAGCCCCACAGACGTTTGGAGGCAAGCACCTGGTCCACATCCTACCAAGACCTTCATCTTTATCCTCATCATCTACTTCCACTCCGACTTTTTCTGTGACCATGGCACCCCAACAGCAGCCGCAGACCATCTCTTTAAACGGACAGCTCTTTGCTTTGCAGCCTGTGATGTCGTCGTCGTCAGGAACGACGAATCAAACCCCTATGCAAATTATTCAGCCCACCACCAGCGAAGATCCAAATACCAACATTGCCCTGAATACGTTCGGTGCCTTGGCCAGCCTCAATCAAAGCATCTCGCAGATGGCCGGGCAAAGCTGTGTCCAACTGTCGATTAGCCCCCCTGCCAATCCTCAGACCGCTGCAAGTAGTCAAACCACCGCAGCTAACTGTGCTTCACTAACCACAACTGCAGTGCCTCCCACGACGGCAGACAGTTCAGCCACACTACCCGGTGCGCGTGGTCCCGTCACGCCTCCCCCAGGGAACGCGGCGGCCTGTTTGCCTCCAAATGCAAAGTCCAAAAGGCTGAATAAGAAGCCCAGTGCCAAGAAGCACGTACTGGCTAACAAGCCAGCGTGCCCCCTGAGCGCAGCCAGAGATGTGGAGAAGCTGGACTGCCCGCGCTCGGAAGGGTCTGCAGTGCCGCCCTGTCACGACGCCCTGCTGGATAGCCTCCCTGCCGTTCTGCCACCTGTTACTGTGTCCCAGGCGAACAGTGTCGCCGTGTCTGGTTCGCATTCTCTGGAAGCACTCAGTTCTGAGTCTCCCCCCAAATGTCAGTCAGCGGAAGCGTCGGACTCACCCTCCCAAGAGTTGCTCACAAGGGAACATTTTGCCCCAGCCCCAGCGAAACCCAAAGATCCCACACCCGTCTTGCAACGAGAGGCACCCCAGGAGAAGCCACCAACTAGTGAGACGTTATCAgatgctgcccaggcctgcgcGTCAGCCGAGGGGTTGAGTCCACCTCCACATGATACCCACATGTTGGTTTCTCAGGTCTCCGGTCTGCCGTCTACCACAAACACCACTAGCACTGACTGCGTGCCCGAGGTGGGACTTGTTGCTGAGCCCTGCGGGATTGGGCAAGATGGAGTGGATGCATTGCCAACCACTGGTCTGTTAAAGGGTCAGAATTTCACTGccttgctgtctgatcttgctaAAGAAAAAGTCCCTCAGAAAACCCCTCTTTCGGTCCACATGGACCACCCGGACTTTTCCTCTGAAAATCCCAAAGTCGTAGACTCCAGTGTGGATTTGCATCCCAAGCCGGAGCTCTTATTGCTGAACAGTGAAGGGAGAGATCCACCACAGCAGCATTCCTGCATCCCCGATCAGGAGGTGATGAATGGCTCTCTGCTCACCAGCAGGCAGACCGACTCGCCCATGTCCACCAGCTCTGGCAGCAGCCGCAGTTTCTCCGTGGCATCCATGCTTCCAGAAACAACCAGAGAGGATGTGCCCAGCAGTGCAACAACTAGACCATGCGACAGCTGCGCCTTTGTAGAGCAAACTGATATCGTAGCTCTTGCAGCGAGAGCTATTTTTGACCAGGAGAACCTTGAGAAGGGAAGAGTTGATATAAGGGAAGCCACTGCAAAGCCTTCTGAAACCTCATCCCTCGAGGGAGAGCAGCCTTTCAAGTCACAGATCCCTAAAGAGAATGGCACAGAGCAGGCAGCAGCGGCACCAAATGAATTTAATCCTCAGGATCCAATCGAAGCCACTGTGGCTCGGCCCCTGGAAAAGCCAAGTTGCTCTGTAGGAATTAAAACATCCAATGCCTCGTTACCGGTTTCAGCTTCTCAGCCACCAAGTTTAAGTGTGAACAGTCTCATTCATCAGAGTGGCATCAGCCATCCTCTGGTCAGCTGTGCGGGTTTGCCCCAATCTTCCGAGCAAGCAACAGACCCTGCCTCGGTTAGTCTGACTGTCTCATCTGGCTCCTATGGCAGTCAGCCTCCTGGCCCATCTCTGATGACTGAGTATGCCCAAGAACAGTTAAATACGATGACCACTACCCTACCAAACCCACAGGTTCCAGAGCCGCTCCTGAAGCCAAGCCACGAAAGCCGTAAAGATTCTGCTAAGCGAACGGTTCAGGATGACCTCATCCTCTCTTCTGCCAAACGCCAAAAGCATTGTCAGCCAGCCCCCCTCCGGCTTGAAAATATGTCCCTGATGAGCCGAACTCCAGACAGCATTTCGGATCAAACTCAAATCATGGTTAGTCAGATCCCTCCCAACTCTTCGACTTCCATCGTGCCCGTTAGCAACCCGACCCATGCAGATGGCCTGACCAGCTTATTTCCCACTAACAACTTTGCGGCCCCCGCGTTGAGGCAAGCTGACGTCCCGTGCAGTTCTCAGCCCTCCGTTGCCGAACAGCAGCAGACGCAAGCAAAGCAGCATCTCCAGGCCCTGCAGCAACACGGTCCAGCGCAAGGAGTATCTCATCTCCATAGTAACCACCTCTActtaaagcagcagcagcagcagcagcagcagcaggtgggGCAGTTAAGAGAGCGGCATCACTTGTATCAGCTACAGCATCATGTACCTCATGCAGAGAGCTCTGTCCACTCGCAGCCCCATACTGTCCACCAACAGAGGACTCTACAGCAGGAAGTCCAGATGCAGAAAAAGAGGAATCTGGTGCAGGGTACTCCGACCTCTCAGCTTTCCTTACAACCGAAGCACCATGCCACTGACCCATCGCGGTCCAAGAGCGGCCAGCCACACCCCCACCATCAGCAGATGCAGCAGCAACAGATGCAGCAACACTTTGGAAATTCCCAGCCGGAGAAGAGCTGTGAGAACCCTTCCACGAGCCGAAACCACCACAGCCATCCCCAGAGCCATCTTAATCAAGACCTTCTGCACCAGCAGCAGGATGTCGGAGGCCGACAGCAGAGCTCAGGGGTTTCTTCCGAACACGTATCTGGGCACAATCCAATGCAGAGACTTTTGACATCCAGAGGCTTAGAGCAGCAGATGGTGTCCCAAGCCAGTATTGTGACCAGATCTTCCGACATGACTTGTACTCCACATCGGCCGGAGAGAAACAGAGTTTCAAGTTACTCTGCTGAGGCTCTCATTGGAAAGACATCTTCAAATTCCGAGCAGAGGATGGGCTTGTCAATTCAGGGTTCCAGAGTTTCCGACCAGCTTGAAATGAGAAGTTACCTTGATGTCCCCAGAAATAAGAGTTTGGCTATTCATAACATGCAGGGCCGGGTGGACCATCCTGTTGCCCCAGATATCCGCCTCTCTGATTGTCAGACATTTAAACCCAGTGGAGCCAGTCAGCAGCCCCAAAGCAACTTTGATGTCCAGCCGTCAAGAAACAATGAAATAGGTAACCTGGTCTCAACTTTGCGAAGCATGCAGTCTCAGACTTTTCGAATTAGTCAAAACGCTGGCCCGCCACCGATTGACCGTCAAAAGAGGTTACCATACCCGCCGGTTCAGAGCATCCCGACAGGACACGCGCTTCCCCCAAGGGACAGTGAGAATACGTGTCACCAAAGTTTTATGCAGAGTTTGCTTGCCCCACACCTCAGCGATCAGGTCCTTGGGAGCCAGAGATCCCTCTCAGACCATCAGCGGAACACACAGTGTGGCCCCTCGCCTGCCATTGAGTATAACTGTCCCCCGGCTCATGAAAGTGTCCATATGCGAAGAGAGAGTGAGAGTCAGAATCGAGACAGCTGCGACATGTCCTTGAACGCAatcaaccccaggaacagcacTTTGAACATCCCTTTTTCAAGTCCCTCTGCTTCAGGAGACGTTCAAGGCCGAAACTCCAGTCCCAATGTTTCCGTCCAGAAATCCAACCCCATGAGGATTGCCGACAGCCATGGCACAAAGGGCCACATGAATCCTCCAGGCACACCCAACATGCATGGAGTGGCCAGGCCAGCTTTGCCGCACCCACCGGTGTCTCACGGGAGTGCTGATCAAGGCCCCCCCGCACGGCAAGCCAACTCCTCAGTTCCCCAGCGGTCCAGGCACCCCCTGCAAGACAGCAGCGGATCCAAAATCCGTCAGCCGGAAAGGAATCGTTCTGGAAACCAAAGGCACAGTAATGTCTTTGATCCAAGTCTTCCCCATCTGCCCCTGCCAACTGGTGGCAGTGTGATTCTTGGACGCCAGCAGCCCACCGCAGAGAAGCGAGGAGGCCTCGTTCGTTTTATGCCCGACGGCCCACAAGGACCCAGCGATAACTCAGCTCCTGACCAGCACACGCTCTCGCaaaattttggttttccttttattccGGAAGGTGGCATGAACCCACCAATAAACGCGAACGCTTCATTCATTCCACAGGTTACTCAGCCTAGTGCCACTCGGACTCCAGCCCTCATCCCAGTAGATCCTCAAAATGCTCTCCCTTCCTTCTACCCCCCGTACTCGCCTGCTCATCCTCCGCTGTCCAACGACATCTCCATCCCCTATTTTTCGAATCAAATGTTCTCCAATCCTAGCACGGAGAAGGTAAACAGCGGAAGTTTAAATAACCGATTCGGATCCATTTTATCGCCTCCCAGACCCGTGGGCTTTGCTCAACCAAGTTTTCCTCTTCTCCCAGACATGCCGCCGATGCACATGACCAACTCTCACTTATCCAATTTTAATATGACATCTTTGTTCCCAGAAATCGCTACCGCCCTTCCCGACGGCTCAGCAATGTCCCCGTTGCTGACCATAGCAAACGCGTCTGCCTCGGACTCTTCCAAGCAGCCCCCCAACAGACCCGCCCACAACATAAGCCATATCTTAGGTCACGATTGCAGCTCGGCTGTTTAA